From a single Osmerus mordax isolate fOsmMor3 chromosome 6, fOsmMor3.pri, whole genome shotgun sequence genomic region:
- the p3h3 gene encoding prolyl 3-hydroxylase 3, giving the protein MALDSNDFTVYVALHVSLLSFLHLTSPAAGSGVTTGSVSGLLSPYDVLYYSGVRAYFNEQWEKAAEQFEKSISTRDALFRIRRQCHDECIGAGKDRLNKLDSEEGVLWDLWAQDWVQRRAECVRFCLGRSVTPAGQLPVSLDIEYEFSSRNPYNFLQVTYYKLGKMQKAASAAHTFFVANPSHLEMRNNIEKYRRMDGVTEEAFQDRETEAEKHWVFYDSALLSESSSDWARAVESWAACVDETLRQTGECRVQCEVASQLLPENRGEDGAEGVFEKAAALSLSLLSCQQSCVTQVATRPGRISAQEDFLPMQLEHLHIAQFKAGDIPGAVQTLRSLLLFYPSDTDSLSNLQLYYETLEGDTEIQPSQEISRYVSRSLQEKKLLFFGMENLNLNFIDPDLWTPEEIVPESLRETWRAEKQKLNDKMKEGERMVETDDSGFYAGGPVPQVGVTITMDDEALNGTNRVVLDGVLSQRECDTVLNLATVAASVGDGYRGRRSPHTPHEKFEGLTVLRAVKLSQDGLVNQTDARLLHEMGERVRNLLHSYFRSPSGLFFSYTHLVCRSAITGDQEGRLDLSHPVHVDNCLLEPETRQCWREPPAFTHRDLSAVLYLNDNFDGGDFFFTDRDAKTVTARVKPSCGRLVGFSSGPVNPHGVTAVTAGRRCALALWFTKEQHHRDMEREEAEAMWAVDGQSVTKEPKEEGEGARATTARSGRRQGSRESANGRGRVIGGKDEL; this is encoded by the exons ATGGCGCTGGACTCAAATGATTTCACTGTGTACGTGGCGCTGCACGTCTCTCTTctttcatttttacatttaactTCTCCTGCTGCGGGCAGTGGGGTCACGACAGGATCTGTGTCTGGACTATTATCCCCGTACGATGTCTTATATTACAGCGGCGTTCGTGCATACTTTAACGAGCAGTGGGAGAAAGCTGCGGAACAGTTCGAGAAGTCTATATCAACACGAGATGCACTTTTCCGAATCCGAAGGCAATGTCATGACGAATGTATAGGAGCGGGCAAAGACAGGCTGAACAAACTAG ATTCGGAGGAGGGGGTTCTATGGGACCTGTGGGCACAGGACTGGGTGCAGCGGCGGGCAGAGTGTGTGCGCTTTTGCCTGGGAAGGTCTGTTACCCCTGCAGGACAGCTTCCTGTTTCCCTGGATATTGAATATGAGTTCAGCTCCAGGAACCCCTACAACTTCCTACAGGTCACCTACTATAAG ttgGGGAAGATGCAGAAGGCTGCATCGGCCGCACACACGTTCTTCGTGGCCAACCCCAGTCACCTGGAGATGAGGAACAACATTGAGAAGTACAGACGGATGGATGGAGTGACGGAGGAGGCCTTCCAGGATAGAGAGACGGAGGCTGAGAAAcattgg GTCTTCTATGACTCTGCGCTGCTCTCTGAGTCGTCGTCTGACTGGGCGCGTGCGGTGGAGAGCTGGGCGGCGTGTGTGGACGAGACCCTGAGGCAGACAGGGGAGTGCAGGGTGCAgtgcgaggtggcttctcagctGCTTccggagaacagaggagaggacgggGCGGAGGGGGTGTTTGAGAAGGCTGCAG ccctctccctctccctgctgtcctgcCAGCAATCTTGTGTGACCCAGGTGGCGACGAGGCCCGGAAGGATCTCAGCTCAGGAGGACTTCCTGCCCATGCAGCTGGAGCATCTACACATCGCACAGTTCAAAG CGGGGGATATCCCGGGAGCCGTGCAAACCCTtcgttctctcctcctcttctacccctcCGACACCGACTCCCTCAGCAACCTGCAGCTCTACTATGAGACactagagggagacacagagatacagcCCTCTCAG gaGATCTCGAGGTATGTGAGTCGCTCATTGCAAGAAAAAAAGCTCCTCTTCTTTGGGATGGAAAACCTGAACTTAAATTTCATTGACCCG GATCTGTGGACACCAGAAGAAATTGTACCCGAGTCGCTCAGGGAAACATGGAG AGCTGAGAAACAGAAGCTGAATGATAagatgaaggagggggagaggatggtggaGACAGACGACAGTGGATTTTATGCAG GCGGGCCTGTTCCTCAGGTTGGCGTGACGATCACCATGGACGACGAGGCTTTAAACGGGACTAATCGTGTGGTGTTGGACGGAGTCCTGTCTCAGAGAGAGTGTGACACAGTACTCAACCTAGCAACT GTTGCTGCGTCAGTTGGAGATGGTTACCGGGGCCGACGTTCTCCACACACGCCTCACGAGAAGTTCGAAGGCCTGACGGTTCTCAGAGCTGTAAAA ttGTCCCAGGATGGCTTGGTGAACCAGACAGATGCTCGGCTGCTCcatgagatgggggagagggtgaggaacctGCTGCACTCCTACTTCCGAAGCCCTTCCGGACTCTTcttctcctacacacacctggtgtGTCGCAGCGCAATCACAG GGGACCAGGAAGGAAGACTGgatctgtctcatcctgtccaCGTGGACAACTGTCTCCTGGAACCAGAGACCAGGCAATGCTGGAGAGAACCACCAGccttcacacacagagacttgag CGCCGTGCTCTACCTGAACGACAATTTTGACGGAGGAGATTTCTTCTTCACAGACAGGGACGCCAAGACTGTAACG GCCCGGGTGAAGCCCAGTTGTGGTCGTCTGGTTGGCTTCTCCTCGGGTCCAGTCAACCCCCACGGCGTTACTGCGGTTACCGCCGGCCGTCGCTGTGCTCTGGCCCTCTGGTTCACCAAGGAGCAGCACCACAGAGACATG GAGCGAGAGGAGGCGGAGGCCATGTGGGCTGTGGATGGACAGAGTGTGACCAAAGAGccgaaggaggagggagagggcgcCCGTGCCACCACGGCCCGTAGCGGCAGACGCCAGGGCTCCAGGGAAAGTGCCAACGGGAGGGGCAGGGTGATCGGGGGCAAGGACGAGCTGTGA